Proteins encoded in a region of the Streptomyces sp. NBC_00258 genome:
- a CDS encoding IS607 family transposase: MKLAEWAREQGVSYQTAWRWVKDGKMPVPVRQAPSGTWLVDQVAVQPSGRVVAYCRVSSPDQKADLERQAARVVSGANGLGLAVAEVVAEVGSGLNGRRRKLHRVLSDPQAAVIVVEHRDRLARCGVEHLEAVLSASGRRLVVLEPTETADDLVRDITEVLTSMCARLYGRRAAKNRVARAVAVATGEDQ, encoded by the coding sequence GTGAAGCTTGCGGAGTGGGCCCGTGAGCAGGGGGTGAGTTACCAGACCGCCTGGCGGTGGGTGAAGGACGGGAAGATGCCCGTCCCGGTCCGCCAGGCGCCGTCCGGGACGTGGCTGGTCGACCAGGTCGCCGTCCAGCCGTCCGGGCGGGTGGTGGCGTACTGCCGCGTGTCGTCCCCTGACCAGAAGGCCGACCTTGAGCGGCAGGCCGCCCGGGTCGTGTCCGGTGCGAACGGGCTGGGCCTGGCTGTCGCCGAGGTCGTCGCCGAGGTCGGCTCCGGGTTGAACGGCCGGCGCCGCAAGCTGCACCGGGTGCTGTCCGACCCGCAGGCGGCGGTGATCGTGGTCGAGCACCGTGACCGGCTGGCCCGGTGCGGTGTCGAGCACCTCGAAGCCGTGCTGTCGGCGTCCGGGCGGCGCCTGGTCGTTCTCGAGCCGACCGAGACGGCTGACGACCTGGTGCGGGACATCACCGAGGTGCTCACGTCGATGTGCGCGCGCCTGTACGGGCGGCGGGCGGCGAAGAACCGCGTCGCCCGCGCGGTGGCCGTGGCGACCGGCGAGGACCAGTGA
- a CDS encoding RNA-guided endonuclease TnpB family protein, producing MKKFQPQPGFVVQAFRFALDPNAAQESALRSHCGAARAAYNWAVGWVEASWWQRKAEETYGVFEAELTEWRPWSLPSLRKAFNAAKHTDARFAAWWEENSKEAYSTGLANAAAAFDNYSKSKRGQRKGKRVGAPRFKSKRKTRLACRFTTGTIRVESGGRHVTLPRLGTIRTHEPTVKLLARVKDGTARILSATVRHERGRWFVSFQAEVKRDLERVARPDTAVGIDLGVKTLAVTADSTGEIRTVANPGHYDAARKQLRRASRTVSRRQGPDRRTGRKPSKQREKANAARNRVHHRVANLREDALHNSPRALPPSTAPSWSRTSTPPGCSATGGWPAGLPTPDSGRSAASSTTRPASATPPAS from the coding sequence GTGAAGAAGTTCCAGCCTCAGCCCGGGTTCGTGGTGCAGGCGTTCCGGTTCGCCCTGGACCCGAACGCCGCCCAGGAGAGCGCGCTGCGTTCGCACTGCGGTGCCGCGCGTGCCGCCTACAACTGGGCTGTCGGCTGGGTCGAGGCGTCGTGGTGGCAGCGCAAGGCCGAGGAGACGTACGGCGTTTTCGAGGCGGAGCTGACCGAGTGGCGGCCGTGGTCGCTGCCGTCGCTGCGGAAGGCGTTCAACGCCGCCAAGCACACCGATGCGAGGTTCGCCGCCTGGTGGGAGGAGAACTCCAAGGAGGCGTACTCCACCGGGCTGGCCAACGCCGCTGCCGCGTTCGACAACTACAGCAAGTCCAAGCGCGGGCAGCGCAAGGGCAAGCGGGTAGGTGCGCCCCGGTTCAAGTCGAAGCGCAAGACGCGCCTTGCCTGCCGGTTCACCACCGGCACGATCCGTGTCGAGTCCGGCGGCCGGCACGTAACGCTGCCCCGACTAGGCACGATCCGCACCCACGAGCCCACCGTCAAACTCCTGGCCCGCGTCAAGGACGGGACGGCCCGCATCCTGTCCGCGACCGTCCGCCACGAGCGGGGACGCTGGTTCGTCTCCTTCCAAGCGGAGGTCAAGCGCGACCTCGAACGCGTGGCGCGCCCGGACACAGCGGTCGGTATCGACCTCGGCGTGAAGACCCTCGCGGTGACGGCCGACAGCACGGGCGAGATCCGAACCGTCGCGAATCCCGGGCACTACGACGCCGCGCGCAAGCAGTTGCGCCGCGCCTCCCGGACCGTGTCCCGCCGTCAGGGCCCGGACCGGCGCACCGGACGCAAGCCGTCGAAGCAGCGGGAGAAAGCCAACGCTGCACGCAACCGCGTGCACCACCGGGTGGCGAACCTCCGCGAAGACGCCCTGCACAACTCACCACGAGCGTTGCCGCCGAGTACGGCACCGTCGTGGTCGAGGACCTCAACGCCGCCGGGATGCTCCGCAACCGGCGGCTGGCCCGCCGGATTACCGACGCCGGATTCGGGGAGATCCGCCGCCAGCTCGACTACAAGACCCGCCAGCGCCACGCCACCCGCCTCGTAG
- a CDS encoding zinc ribbon domain-containing protein — translation MLRNRRLARRITDAGFGEIRRQLDYKTRQRHATRLVVADRWYPSSKTCSGCGAVKAKLPLHIRTYACDACGLVIDRDDNAALNLAALAAACSTGTAVAGDRGTPKRVSKPRGADRKTRATCPRRMTEAGRAGGATLPQQRQTETRDRTQTEALTLW, via the coding sequence ATGCTCCGCAACCGGCGGCTGGCCCGCCGGATTACCGACGCCGGATTCGGGGAGATCCGCCGCCAGCTCGACTACAAGACCCGCCAGCGCCACGCCACCCGCCTCGTAGTCGCCGACCGTTGGTACCCCTCCTCCAAGACCTGTTCCGGGTGCGGCGCGGTGAAAGCCAAGCTGCCGCTGCACATCCGGACCTACGCATGCGACGCCTGCGGCCTGGTCATCGACCGGGACGACAACGCCGCGCTCAACCTCGCCGCTCTCGCGGCGGCATGCTCGACCGGTACCGCAGTGGCCGGAGACCGGGGCACCCCCAAGCGGGTGTCGAAGCCTCGCGGAGCCGACCGTAAGACCCGCGCCACCTGCCCCCGTCGTATGACGGAGGCGGGGCGGGCAGGTGGCGCAACCCTGCCGCAGCAGCGGCAGACAGAAACTAGAGACCGTACTCAAACCGAAGCCCTCACGCTCTGGTGA
- a CDS encoding IS5 family transposase: MARRKPWEVSDELWAVIEPLLPKHERRFRHPGRKRIDDRKTLQGVLFVLYTGIQWEYLPQELGFGSGPTCWRRLAEWQEAGVWEELQRVLLDRLRAADRLDFDRVTVDASHVQAKRGRSSPKVGPSPVDRARPGSKHHVLTEAHGIPLRVSLTGGHRNDVTQLLPLVDSLGPVRGKRGRPRRKPRTLYADRGYDHDSYRRRLRERGITPKIARRGEPHGSGLGRVRRVAESAIAWLHGPRRLRTRWETRDDMHDAFLQLAHCMTLARKNPAF; encoded by the coding sequence ATGGCGCGGCGGAAGCCGTGGGAGGTCAGTGACGAGTTGTGGGCGGTGATCGAGCCGCTGTTGCCGAAGCATGAGCGGCGGTTCCGGCATCCGGGGCGCAAGCGGATCGATGACCGCAAGACGCTGCAGGGTGTGCTGTTCGTTCTCTACACCGGTATCCAGTGGGAGTACCTGCCGCAGGAGTTGGGGTTCGGTTCCGGTCCTACCTGTTGGCGGCGGCTGGCCGAGTGGCAGGAGGCGGGGGTGTGGGAGGAACTTCAGCGGGTGCTGCTGGACCGGCTTCGGGCGGCGGACCGCCTGGACTTCGACCGTGTCACCGTCGATGCCTCGCATGTGCAGGCCAAGCGGGGGCGAAGCAGCCCAAAAGTCGGCCCGAGTCCGGTTGACCGTGCACGGCCGGGCTCGAAGCACCACGTGCTGACCGAGGCGCACGGCATCCCGCTGCGGGTGTCGCTGACCGGCGGTCATCGCAACGACGTCACCCAGCTCCTGCCCCTGGTCGACAGCCTTGGGCCAGTGAGGGGCAAGCGGGGCCGGCCCCGGCGCAAGCCCCGCACGTTATACGCCGACCGCGGCTACGACCACGACAGCTACCGTCGCCGTCTGCGTGAGCGCGGCATCACGCCGAAGATCGCCAGGCGCGGTGAGCCGCACGGTTCGGGCCTGGGCCGCGTCCGGCGGGTCGCCGAGTCCGCTATCGCCTGGCTCCACGGACCCCGCCGCCTACGGACCCGCTGGGAAACCCGAGACGACATGCACGACGCCTTCCTCCAGCTCGCCCACTGCATGACCCTCGCCCGCAAGAACCCGGCTTTCTGA
- a CDS encoding PPOX class F420-dependent oxidoreductase translates to MTPLPGELLKLLNRPSPCFIATTMPDGSPQLTQTWVDTDGEHILINTVEGYRKTKNVQRDPRVAVSIADPDDTSRYFSVRGRVTSTTTDGAAESIEQLAQKYTGHPYASYGGPGQTRLLLTITVDSVIHSPMH, encoded by the coding sequence ATGACACCCCTGCCCGGCGAACTCCTCAAACTGCTGAACCGGCCCAGCCCCTGCTTCATCGCCACCACCATGCCGGATGGCTCGCCCCAGCTCACCCAGACCTGGGTCGACACCGATGGTGAACACATCCTCATCAACACCGTCGAGGGCTACCGCAAAACCAAAAACGTTCAACGCGACCCCCGTGTGGCCGTCAGCATCGCCGACCCGGATGACACCTCCCGCTACTTCTCCGTACGGGGACGCGTCACCAGCACCACGACCGACGGCGCCGCCGAGAGCATCGAACAACTCGCCCAGAAGTACACAGGCCACCCCTACGCCTCGTACGGCGGCCCGGGCCAGACCCGGCTCCTGCTGACCATCACCGTCGACTCCGTCATCCATTCCCCCATGCACTAA
- a CDS encoding epoxide hydrolase family protein: MSELIEPFTLSVPEEQLTDLRERLSRTRWPDPETVPDTSQGPQLAKLRALHDYWLNTYDWRRCEKTLNCFGQSRTIIDDLGIHFLHVRSPEPDALPLVMTHGWPSSVLDFHKVIGPLTDPVAHGGDPRDAFHLVVPSLPGFGFSDRPTEPGWGFPRVADAWITLMDRLGYRRWGAQGGDLGCAVTDEIGRKAPDGCVGLHLNFAMFPPTPDEIRDATEHEQAMLDSAAYFWENLSGYAKEQATRPQTIGYSLAESPIGLAAWIYAMFQDTCGTPGDAEASFTLDELLDDIMLYWLPNTGTSSARTYWEMARSARPSAPNAAAPITLPTGFSMFPQEHVRKSQRWVERRYSNVVHFNELEVGGHFAALEQPALFVDEVRTTFRSLR, encoded by the coding sequence ATGTCCGAACTCATCGAACCCTTCACCCTGTCCGTACCGGAGGAACAGCTGACCGACCTGCGTGAGCGGCTCTCCCGCACCCGGTGGCCCGATCCAGAGACCGTTCCGGACACCAGCCAGGGACCCCAGCTGGCGAAGCTCCGCGCGCTGCACGACTACTGGCTCAACACCTACGACTGGCGGCGGTGCGAGAAGACCCTCAACTGCTTCGGCCAGTCACGCACCATCATCGATGATCTGGGCATTCACTTCCTCCATGTGCGCTCGCCTGAGCCGGACGCCCTCCCGCTGGTCATGACCCACGGATGGCCCAGCTCCGTCCTCGATTTCCACAAGGTCATCGGCCCACTGACCGATCCCGTGGCCCACGGCGGTGACCCGCGGGACGCCTTCCATCTCGTGGTGCCGTCGCTGCCGGGATTCGGGTTCTCCGACCGGCCTACGGAACCCGGCTGGGGATTCCCCCGGGTCGCCGATGCCTGGATCACGCTGATGGACCGGCTCGGCTACCGGCGATGGGGCGCCCAGGGCGGCGACCTCGGATGCGCGGTCACCGACGAGATCGGCCGCAAGGCCCCCGACGGATGCGTCGGGCTGCACCTCAACTTCGCCATGTTCCCGCCAACGCCCGACGAGATCCGGGACGCCACCGAGCATGAGCAGGCAATGCTCGACAGCGCCGCCTACTTCTGGGAGAACCTCTCGGGCTACGCCAAGGAGCAGGCAACCCGCCCTCAGACCATTGGCTACTCCCTCGCGGAGTCCCCCATCGGCCTGGCTGCCTGGATCTACGCGATGTTCCAGGACACCTGCGGCACGCCGGGGGACGCGGAAGCATCTTTCACCCTGGACGAGCTGCTCGACGACATCATGCTCTATTGGCTTCCCAACACCGGGACGTCCTCTGCGCGGACCTACTGGGAAATGGCACGGTCGGCACGGCCCTCCGCGCCCAACGCCGCCGCACCGATCACACTGCCTACCGGATTCAGCATGTTCCCGCAGGAGCACGTCCGGAAGTCCCAGCGCTGGGTGGAACGCCGCTACAGCAACGTCGTCCACTTCAACGAGCTTGAGGTGGGCGGGCACTTCGCGGCCCTGGAACAACCGGCACTCTTCGTTGACGAAGTCCGGACCACCTTCCGTTCCTTGCGCTGA
- a CDS encoding helix-turn-helix transcriptional regulator, with the protein MSSIRLFILDTFARNGEMHGHRVRLQAEREHLHLWTDVSVGSLYQAIKRLLAEGLLEELRTEKEGNLPERQVYGITGEGRLRLKELQSESLRHIWMKPDPFDLALTRLDPEKLDELHPVIASRLDELASMLSDTETLNANAIDGGYLTVSEALAVSHSAHRLRAEIAWLQEVLDAVPEIVTDERTRQPDTL; encoded by the coding sequence ATGTCATCGATCAGGTTGTTCATCCTCGACACGTTCGCGAGGAACGGCGAGATGCACGGGCACAGGGTGCGCCTCCAGGCCGAGCGGGAACATCTGCACCTGTGGACGGACGTGTCCGTGGGCAGCCTGTACCAGGCGATCAAGCGCCTGCTGGCTGAGGGCTTGCTCGAAGAGCTCAGGACCGAGAAGGAGGGCAATCTGCCCGAGCGTCAGGTGTACGGCATCACCGGTGAAGGGCGGCTGCGTCTCAAGGAACTCCAGTCCGAGAGTCTGCGCCACATCTGGATGAAGCCGGACCCGTTCGACCTGGCCCTCACCCGCCTGGACCCGGAGAAGCTGGACGAGCTCCACCCGGTGATCGCATCCCGGCTGGATGAACTCGCCTCCATGCTCTCGGACACCGAGACGCTGAACGCCAACGCCATCGACGGCGGCTACCTGACGGTGAGCGAGGCACTAGCGGTCAGTCACAGTGCGCACAGGCTGCGCGCCGAGATCGCCTGGCTCCAGGAGGTCCTGGACGCGGTGCCCGAGATTGTCACCGATGAACGGACCCGTCAGCCCGACACCCTCTGA
- a CDS encoding TniB family NTP-binding protein — MTVSPPSAGDGDRPPRPTVRPGWQAYVNRVIVPPDLAGCPPAGTPVGPGDGRLRYHATMRTVQTPALKKAIVLARRLWLASSPRSEGPLHLAIDGPGETGMTTVLRQIGRAFEGIVGDQLPADRTRIPVIHINVPLSPTSKLDWSIPFADFVGHQHTKDPESGQRSTDMTGPVCHVMKTRGTRLVLVDGIDRLENSELKTAFDYFGYLASEFSISFVYCGPGARDIVNAARRGKRAEAPAGGAGGIPALAVNPIPYSPDTYDIWHEVIKFFDQDLRLHGHSPGDLLKLAAHLHERTGGYMKPLSYLICQAAQEAIETGTEAITKELLDNQLVGRFDDDPILQI; from the coding sequence GTGACCGTGTCTCCCCCCAGTGCCGGTGATGGCGACCGGCCTCCCAGGCCCACCGTCCGTCCCGGCTGGCAGGCCTACGTCAACCGTGTCATCGTCCCGCCCGACCTGGCGGGCTGCCCGCCCGCCGGTACGCCCGTCGGCCCGGGTGACGGGCGGCTGCGCTACCACGCCACGATGCGGACCGTGCAGACTCCCGCCCTGAAGAAGGCGATTGTCCTCGCCAGGCGGCTGTGGCTGGCCAGCAGTCCCCGCAGCGAAGGCCCCCTGCACCTGGCCATCGACGGCCCCGGCGAGACTGGCATGACGACCGTGCTGCGGCAGATCGGCCGCGCCTTCGAGGGCATCGTCGGCGACCAGCTGCCCGCCGACCGCACCCGGATCCCGGTCATCCACATCAACGTGCCGCTGTCCCCCACCAGCAAGCTGGACTGGTCCATCCCCTTCGCCGACTTCGTCGGCCACCAGCACACCAAGGATCCCGAAAGCGGCCAGCGCAGCACCGACATGACCGGCCCCGTCTGCCACGTCATGAAGACCCGCGGCACCCGTCTGGTCCTCGTCGACGGCATCGACCGGCTGGAGAACTCCGAACTGAAGACGGCCTTCGACTACTTCGGCTACCTCGCCAGCGAGTTCAGCATCTCCTTCGTCTACTGCGGTCCCGGCGCCCGCGACATCGTCAACGCCGCCCGCCGCGGCAAACGGGCCGAGGCACCTGCAGGCGGCGCAGGCGGAATCCCTGCCCTCGCGGTCAACCCCATCCCCTACAGCCCCGACACCTACGACATCTGGCACGAGGTCATCAAGTTCTTCGACCAGGACCTGCGCCTGCACGGGCACAGCCCCGGCGACCTACTCAAACTCGCCGCGCATCTGCACGAACGCACCGGCGGCTACATGAAGCCGCTGTCCTACCTGATCTGCCAGGCAGCCCAGGAAGCCATCGAGACCGGCACCGAAGCCATCACCAAGGAACTCCTCGACAACCAGCTGGTGGGACGCTTCGATGACGATCCGATTCTGCAGATCTGA
- a CDS encoding Mu transposase C-terminal domain-containing protein, with the protein MPAFAPAPTGAVAVGDVVRWRGSTYLVAALQGSHVHLLSHRADGEDAVVLLDALLGAPGFAVLASPDDSGGDGAGGQGAAPVREGLASVALLEGLPEKARDEVEFWLDHVLEVDTGLPGFAVPGTMPRPGYDPSRTALRERYALKAAELQAAHHQVSAATVERKRLAWLAEGVWGLVDKRRLRRPSSHGRVDERVVRLLRQVHGRLKNKSSGTRSRLFELLRRVCVKKFKKKEAGRLLPSRATFYRLLERLGIECGTGKDTTRCRGDDSNRPEPPFTPALATAPGEQVQIDTTQLDVLAIDETGKVVSVELTAAIDVATRSILAAVIRPKSSGTKTGPNSRRHGGRATKAVDALLLLAEMCTPQPMRPGWSKRAGAKGSGLPYAQLVQADERMQDAAARPVIVPDMIVMDNGKAFAGRAFMDACAYLGISVRPACYHSPTHKAIIERTFGAVKSLFSQFLTGYTGRDFTHRGKKAASERLWRLDQLNDLLQEWIATGWQQRPHEELRNPFLPSMPPRTPNQMFAAYVASSGYAPVRLSAEDRLRMLPTAWVQVTEKGIRLRNRTYDSRALNGYRGAASGWPGKGQRWPVRYHPHQPEKVWLQDHRTGTWAEADFVYQRLIGDAWSEHVWDQATAVHLEEGGSTKNELAIARVVRSLLERAGRGPARTTGPRPAPLERGPQVGPAPLENPYAGIPAPVFGSIPALPAMDIDPRHLCLPPDAHGPAGQGGGPYGKTT; encoded by the coding sequence ATGCCCGCGTTCGCGCCGGCTCCGACGGGGGCCGTGGCGGTGGGTGATGTGGTGCGCTGGCGCGGCAGCACCTACCTGGTCGCGGCCCTTCAGGGCAGCCATGTGCATCTGCTCAGCCATCGCGCCGACGGCGAGGACGCCGTCGTCCTGCTGGATGCGCTGCTCGGTGCGCCGGGCTTCGCCGTGCTCGCCTCCCCCGACGACAGCGGCGGCGATGGTGCGGGCGGGCAGGGGGCGGCGCCGGTGCGGGAGGGCCTGGCGAGTGTGGCCCTGCTGGAAGGGCTGCCGGAAAAGGCGCGGGACGAGGTCGAGTTCTGGCTGGACCACGTGCTGGAGGTGGACACCGGTCTGCCCGGCTTCGCCGTCCCCGGCACCATGCCGCGCCCCGGCTACGACCCGTCGCGTACGGCGCTGCGTGAGCGCTACGCGCTCAAGGCGGCCGAGCTGCAGGCCGCTCATCACCAGGTGTCGGCGGCGACGGTGGAGCGCAAGCGGCTGGCCTGGCTGGCCGAGGGGGTGTGGGGGCTGGTCGACAAACGACGGCTGCGCAGACCCAGCAGCCATGGCCGTGTCGATGAGCGGGTCGTGCGGCTGCTGCGTCAGGTCCACGGCCGGTTGAAGAACAAGTCCTCCGGGACCAGGTCCCGGCTGTTCGAGCTGCTCAGGAGAGTCTGCGTGAAGAAGTTCAAGAAAAAGGAGGCCGGGCGGCTGCTGCCGTCACGGGCGACGTTCTACCGGCTGCTGGAACGCCTCGGCATCGAGTGCGGCACCGGCAAGGACACCACGCGGTGCCGCGGGGACGACAGCAACCGTCCCGAGCCGCCGTTCACGCCCGCCCTGGCGACCGCACCGGGTGAGCAGGTGCAGATCGACACCACCCAGCTCGACGTGCTGGCCATCGACGAGACCGGCAAGGTCGTCTCCGTCGAGCTGACCGCGGCCATCGATGTGGCCACCCGGTCGATCCTGGCCGCGGTCATCCGCCCGAAGTCCAGCGGCACCAAGACGGGCCCCAACAGCCGCCGCCACGGCGGCCGGGCCACCAAGGCCGTTGACGCGCTGCTGCTGCTGGCGGAGATGTGCACGCCGCAGCCGATGCGGCCGGGCTGGTCTAAGCGGGCGGGTGCCAAGGGCTCGGGGCTGCCGTATGCGCAGCTGGTCCAGGCCGACGAGCGGATGCAGGACGCGGCCGCCCGGCCGGTGATCGTGCCGGACATGATCGTCATGGACAACGGAAAGGCGTTCGCCGGGCGGGCCTTCATGGACGCGTGCGCCTACCTCGGCATCTCGGTGCGCCCGGCCTGCTACCACTCCCCCACCCACAAGGCGATCATCGAGCGGACCTTCGGGGCGGTGAAAAGCCTCTTCAGCCAGTTCCTCACCGGCTACACCGGCCGGGACTTCACCCACCGCGGCAAGAAGGCCGCATCCGAACGGCTGTGGCGCCTGGACCAGCTCAACGACCTGCTGCAGGAATGGATCGCCACGGGCTGGCAGCAGCGCCCGCACGAGGAACTGCGCAACCCGTTCCTGCCGTCGATGCCGCCGCGTACCCCCAACCAGATGTTCGCCGCGTACGTGGCCAGCAGCGGCTATGCGCCGGTGCGGCTGAGCGCCGAGGACCGGCTGCGCATGCTGCCCACCGCGTGGGTGCAGGTCACTGAGAAGGGGATCCGGCTGCGCAACCGTACCTATGACAGCCGGGCACTGAACGGCTATCGGGGTGCCGCGTCCGGCTGGCCGGGCAAGGGACAGCGCTGGCCGGTGCGCTACCACCCGCATCAGCCCGAGAAGGTGTGGCTGCAGGACCACCGCACCGGCACCTGGGCGGAGGCCGACTTCGTCTACCAGCGGCTGATCGGCGACGCGTGGAGCGAGCATGTCTGGGACCAGGCCACCGCCGTCCACCTCGAAGAGGGCGGCAGCACCAAGAACGAACTGGCCATCGCCCGCGTCGTGCGCTCGCTGCTGGAACGCGCGGGCCGCGGCCCCGCCCGCACCACCGGGCCCCGGCCAGCGCCCCTGGAGCGCGGACCGCAGGTGGGCCCCGCGCCTCTGGAGAATCCCTACGCGGGCATCCCCGCCCCCGTCTTCGGCAGCATCCCGGCCCTGCCCGCCATGGACATCGATCCGCGGCACCTGTGCCTGCCGCCCGACGCCCACGGCCCGGCTGGCCAGGGCGGCGGACCGTACGGCAAGACCACGTAG
- a CDS encoding TnsA-like heteromeric transposase endonuclease subunit: protein MSDVVWAEFHSSAGRLVRRPVGQVQHEELEEREPVWKPVQYRGKRAIATWWRPAGAARHAGCATLEGLSAARSLDFDPEVAAFTAWPVQLSWADSHGACVPDFFARLTNGRARLVVRTPGGQAGADWLQTLRLLDAARRQAGWQLQVHTPPDAVTAENQRRLSRYRHPRLADADAARLLHAVFATPMSLVQGVADSGLPDLSAVAQAHHLIWKRDLLIDWSVPFVPARSLVWSSTAPQVAV, encoded by the coding sequence GTGAGTGATGTGGTGTGGGCCGAGTTCCACTCCTCTGCCGGGCGGCTGGTGCGGCGGCCGGTGGGCCAGGTGCAGCACGAGGAGCTGGAAGAGCGGGAGCCGGTGTGGAAGCCGGTGCAGTACCGGGGCAAACGGGCGATCGCGACCTGGTGGCGGCCGGCCGGTGCGGCCCGCCATGCAGGCTGCGCCACGCTGGAGGGACTGTCGGCGGCCCGGTCGTTGGACTTCGATCCTGAGGTGGCCGCGTTCACCGCGTGGCCGGTGCAGCTGAGCTGGGCGGACAGCCACGGCGCCTGTGTGCCGGACTTCTTCGCCCGACTGACCAACGGGCGGGCCCGCCTGGTGGTACGCACACCGGGTGGGCAGGCGGGCGCCGACTGGCTCCAGACGCTTCGCCTGCTGGATGCGGCCCGCCGCCAGGCCGGCTGGCAGCTGCAGGTGCACACCCCGCCGGATGCGGTGACGGCGGAGAACCAGCGGCGTCTGTCCCGCTACCGGCACCCGCGCCTGGCGGATGCGGACGCGGCCCGGCTCCTGCATGCCGTGTTCGCCACGCCAATGTCTCTCGTCCAGGGGGTGGCCGATAGCGGCCTGCCGGACCTTTCGGCGGTGGCGCAGGCGCATCACCTGATCTGGAAGCGGGATTTGCTCATCGACTGGAGCGTGCCGTTCGTGCCGGCCCGGTCGCTGGTGTGGTCGTCCACGGCACCCCAGGTGGCGGTGTGA